The sequence CCGATCCGACGATCCAATACTCGCATGACGGGAATTGTTCACGGATCAAGGGAAGCGCCTGGAGCATCCGGTCCTGTCCTTTGCGTGGATCGATCCGCCCCACGCTCAACACGACGGGAGACGCGGAGGCGGGCGGATCCGTCGGCGCGGGATCCCCCCAGGAAGCGGGGTCGACCGAGACCCAGCGCCGCGTCCTTTCCCGCGGACAGCCGAGCGATGCGAAGAGCTCGGCGGTGCTCGTGCTGTTGGCGAGAACGAGCGCCGCGCTGCGGCTTGTCACGCGCAAGATGCGGCGGCGAATCCGGCTCCGGACGGCCCTCTCCAGCTCCTCGCCGTGTCCGGCGACAACGAACGGGACACGATGGAAGTGGGCGACCACCCAGGCGGCGAAGGCAGGGATTCCGGCCTGGGCCGCAAGGACGAGGTCGGGCTTCTCTTCGCGAACGAGTCGACGCGCATGGAGAACGTATCGGAAAAGGTCTCCCGGGCTCCATGAGGCGGGAACCATGCGAAAGAAGGGACCGCGATGGATGCGGATCGATGGGGTCTCGACTCCCGTGCCGCGAGCGGCCTCCGAATCGGGCGCCAGGACCAGGAGATCGTGCCGGGCCAGGGCGCGGCACAAGGTCCAGGTCCATCGCGAGATGCCTCCCCCGAGCGGCGGGAAGTCGATGGTGAGGACGAGGATCCGCATGTACGTTCCGAGGGAAGCCGCGCGGGCGCCGCCGGGCAAACCTACCCGGGCCTTCCATCGAGCAGCTCG is a genomic window of Candidatus Eisenbacteria bacterium containing:
- a CDS encoding glycosyltransferase family 4 protein; this encodes MRILVLTIDFPPLGGGISRWTWTLCRALARHDLLVLAPDSEAARGTGVETPSIRIHRGPFFRMVPASWSPGDLFRYVLHARRLVREEKPDLVLAAQAGIPAFAAWVVAHFHRVPFVVAGHGEELERAVRSRIRRRILRVTSRSAALVLANSTSTAELFASLGCPRERTRRWVSVDPASWGDPAPTDPPASASPVVLSVGRIDPRKGQDRMLQALPLIREQFPSCEYWIVGSGPSEDLLRKRIREDPALSAVRLFGKVSDADLREIYSRCSVLALPSREARGEREGFGLVFLEAALFGKPVVAGRVGGVSDAVLHGRTGLLVDPEDPAAIARAVVRLLGDESLRRRMGLRAWERVHRRFALPVASARLETWLQSVVDRSGGATG